Proteins encoded within one genomic window of Trichoderma asperellum chromosome 2, complete sequence:
- a CDS encoding uncharacterized protein (EggNog:ENOG41): MAATASASAAFPPVATGGDLEDSNISSPLSEVDDKDANDEDIEHMHLDREHLSLGPEETRATDHGGSDSDSALSDAGSDVNSEANDTEAETLRLYDTPQAQRHRDVGIERFNDAEPFEHTPSKLRRALVNGDDYSGSGSGSDSHRDEDEEDDEDEENDDNESPTKPVMAIVKTEEDARRDSQERKRKRSAAAEQSDLEQPVRKRTGSISAANEDGDDHLAAGEVDATPAANLPSGVPSPGDEEASATNQDTPQDDEIPEVSRKTKRSGSKRKNVIADDADSESQAEARDEQNDTAVEDEPEADHAEEEVEPEADEETDAAARNLEEMEKKQAAYRDWTQIEEMFGIFRDRLYKDRLQRLEEEEQSLHAPEPTHPEYLNMKQCLDDRLEQKLHAINTEHEYRLKALERRAVAQRAQIWGQYFQAVREKREQALEGLNRQWYDVQSARRSAHSLPDYGLLFPKDPAQRIRNAIAYNTEVSTLAGLAKYEGFPAGPELQGASASELEADLAAMERTRRVRHKPSISHIREEYQPPHLTRLDPAGEQFVKNTPWANPNHSAHKFYPHPASAEARPEAAAPNVSAGRAPQNVHPSTADPKIAFDGPGAARSPAALSARLSESPEMTRNILNPASHQMKRMGSMPGLSRGSKTAAA, encoded by the exons ATGGCAGCGACGGCCTCGGCGTCGGCTGCCTTCCCCCCCGTAGCTACGGGCGGCGACCTCGAGGACAGCAACATTTCCAGCCCTCTCAGCGAGGTCGACGATAAGGATGCGAACGACGAAGACATAGAGCACATGCATCTGGACAGAGAACATCTCAGTCTCGGTCCAGAAGAGACCCGGGCCACCGATCACGGCGGGTCCGACTCCGACAGCGCCCTTTCCGACGCAGGGTCTGACGTAAACTCTGAGGCCAACGATACCGAAGCCGAAACCCTGAGGCTTTATGACACGCCGCAGGCCCAGAGGCACCGTGATGTCGGAATTGAACGGTTCAATGATGCAGAGCCATTTGAGCACACTCCGAGCAAGCTCCGCAGGGCACTTGTCAACGGTGACGATtactctggctctggctctggttctGACAGCCAcagagacgaagacgaagaagacgacgaagacgaagagaatGATGACAACGAATCGCCAACAAAACCCGTCATGGCGATTGTGAAGACCGAGGAAGATGCCCGCCGTGATTCGCAGGAGCGGAAGCGGAAGCGATCTGCCGCCGCTGAACAATCCGATCTGGAGCAGCCGGTGAGGAAACGCACAGGATCAATATCGGCCGCCaatgaagatggcgacgatCACCTCGCAGCGGGAGAGGTTGACGCGACACCGGCTGCGAATCTTCCAAGCGGAGTCCCGTCTCCTGGAGACGAGGAGGCTTCTGCCACGAACCAAGATACCCCACAGGACGATGAGATTCCCGAAGTATCAAGAAAGACCAAGCGCAGTGGCTCTAAACGGAAGAATGTCATTGCAGATGATGCCGACAGCGAATCTCAAGCCGAGGCTCGTGACGAGCAGAACGACACTGCAGTAGAGGACGAGCCTGAAGCCGATCAcgccgaggaggaggtggagcCCGAAGCTGATGAAGAGACTGACGCTGCAGCGAGGAACTTGGAAGAAA tggagaagaagcaagccgCCTACCGGGACTGGACCCAGATAGAAGAAATGTTTGGTATTTTTAGAGACCG ACTTTACAAGGATAGGCTACAGAGgctcgaggaagaagaacaatCGTTACATGCCCCAGAGCCTACGCACCCTGAATACCTAAACATGAAGCAATGCCTCGATGATCGACTAGAGCAGAAGCTGCACGCTATCAATACTGAACACGAATATCGTCTCAAAGCCCTCGAACGGCGCGCAGTGGCACAAAGAGCTCAAATATGGGGCCAGTACTTCCAAGCCGTTCGAGAGAAGCGAGAACAAGCTCTCGAGGGTCTGAATAGGCAATGGTATGATGTCCAGAGTGCTCGACGAAGTGCACACAGCTTGCCAGACTATGGCCTGTTGTTTCCAAAAGATCCTGCACAGCGTATCAGGAATGCTATTGCCTACAATACCGAGGTATCGACACTCGCCGGCCTCGCCAAATACGAAGGCTTCCCGGCGGGCCCAGAGCTTCAAGGGGCGTCCGCATCAGAGCTGGAAGCTGATTTAGCCGCCATGGAA CGAACTCGGCGCGTACGACACAAGCCTTCCATAAGCCATATCCGCGAGGAATATCAACCACCACACCTGACTCGCCTCGACCCAGCAGGAGAGCAGTTCGTTAAGAACACACCTTGGGCAAACCCAAATCACTCTGCCCATAAATTCTATCCGCATCCGGCTTCAGCAGAAGCTCGTCCGGAGGCTGCTGCACCTAATGTTTCTGCTGGCCGAGCGCCTCAGAATGTACACCCTTCTACAGCTGATCCCAAGATAGCCTTTGACGGCCCAGGAGCAGCGCGGTCACCCGCTGCTCTCTCCGCACGACTATCTGAATCCCCAGAAATGACGCGGAATATCTTGAACCCAGCGTCTCACCAAATGAAACGAATGGGCAGCATGCCAGGACTCAGTCGCGGTTCGAAAACAGCGGCGGCTTGA
- a CDS encoding uncharacterized protein (BUSCO:EOG092D0SFV) — translation MAAAASSTLSVPDQIRQLNDARKLVLGDVKYYPSVVRGILPIIGPKAPIELRRWVTDFLAEAFATPALPNSEKETIQPYVLTTLESLIEQEADAQVLRNVIQTAASIYPLAMRWIINNSYDTVTWERMVSIKQKILQMWDNVPPTVRICCIKFAQRVVLAQSIASGAEHRYGGGLDVSLDKVPPNHQTLDPRNLEAEASGLLDRMLSILQGNNDGLLVDATLNCLSIMVRTRPTTSNRILNALLSFNPLQAANSPLTPKTKVMIKSMEKTARLLLIHLSKRDPHNPIVPRIQQHVEGTMRMVAELFDGAGRKRPLEPKPQDGYDVKRPRIEASQIQIPPLGPGPHSLADVFTLIGNDGLKFFDASQVPHSLVARIAVNTLSRLDPQVLAKAVDGVRGRLEMLNNNPPPELNPNTAPLGVEEDEDDYEPDFYQAEDTEQILNKLDNAPAPATAEPIISFDDTLGLKSFSLPQPQQLTPEMALNAGSGTVTRVLDMMKSLEEPSAKKQKAGFNRLAASSESRDSWMTILTRLATRSSAGLQEISVKGEADESTQAPSLNNSIREILYNYIMEDFRTHIDVAVSWLCEEWYNDKVQMKAGGDHPMYYEKCTLRLIDGFLPYLRPQDKVLTRFLSEIPELNRAILSRVKHMCRDPSVTQLALTSLLYLVIMRPPIKEAALDVVQDIWTDFEDARTMAAKYLTKYRPQFIENATKRESNDSPAPTLGGDAITT, via the exons atggctgctgccgcaTCCTCCACCCTCTCAGTGCCAGACCAGATCCGCCAGCTCAACGATGCCCGCAAGCTCGTCCTAGGAGATGTCAAGTACTATCCCAGCGTGGTTAGGGGAATCCTGCCCATCATTGGGCCCAAGGCACCCATAGAGCTGCGACGATGGGTCACGGATTTCCTGGCGGAAGCCTTTGCTACGCCCGCACTGCCAAATTCAGAGAAGGAGACTATACAGCCTTACGTGTTGACGACGCTAGAGTCGCTGATTGAACAGGAGGCTGATGCGCAAGTGCTGAGGAATGTGATACAGACGGCAGCGAGCATTTATCCGCTGGCCATGAGGTGGAT CATTAACAACAGCTACGATACGGTGACGTGGGAGCGGATGGTGAGTATCAAGCAGAAAATCCTGCAGATGTGGGATAATGTCCCACCAACTGTGAGGATATGCTGCATAAAGTTTGCCCAGCGAGTAGTGTTGGCGCAGAGCATTGCCTCGGGGGCTGAACATAGG TATGGCGGCGGCTTGGACGTCTCTCTAGACAAAGTCCCGCCCAACCACCAGACGCTCGATCCTAGAAATCTCGAGGCTGAGGCGAGCGGGTTGTTAGACCGCATGCTGAGCATTCTCCAAGGGAACAA TGATGGCCTTTTAGTAGACGCAACCTTGAATTGCTTGTCCATCATGGTGCGGACTCGTCCCACTACATCAAATCGAATTCTCAATGCATTGCTCAGTTTCAACCCTCTACAAGCCGCCAACTCGCCATTGACCCCTAAGACCAAGGTGATGATCAAATCCATGGAAAAAACGGCCCGGCTGCTATTGATTCACCTGAGTAAGCGAGACCCCCATAACCCAATCGTGCCTAGAATACAGCAGCACGTCGAAGGCACAATGCGTATGGTGGCCGAGCTCTTTGACGGTGCCGGGCGAAAAAGACCACTGGAACCCAAGCCGCAAGATGGATATGATGTCAAGCGCCCGCGGATTGAAGCCTCCCAAATCCAGATCCCCCCCTTGGGCCCAGGTCCCCATAGCCTGGCTGATGTCTTTACCCTTATTGGCAACGATGGACTCAAGTTCTTCGACGCCTCTCAGGTTCCCCACAGCCTCGTAGCCAGAATCGCTGTGAATACTTTGTCTAGGCTGGATCCCCAGGTCCTGGCAAAGGCTGTAGATGGTGTTCGCGGTCGACTGGAGATGCTGAACAACAACCCTCCTCCGGAGCTGAACCCAAACACCGCTCCTCTCGGcgttgaggaagacgaagacgactaTGAGCCAGACTTTTATCAAGCCGAAGATACGGAGCAGATCTTGAACAAATTGGACAATGCCCCGGCACCCGCTACGGCTGAACCTATAATAAGCTTCGATGATACCCTTGGTCTGAAATCTTTCAGCCTTCCCCAGCCACAGCAACTGACGCCGGAGATGGCCCTCAATGCGGGCAGTGGAACGGTGACAAGAGTGCTGGACATGATGAAGTCACTGGAGGAGCCAAGtgcaaagaaacaaaaggctGGATTCAACCGGCTGGCAGCAAGCTCCGAAAGCAGAGACTCCTGGATGACCATCTTGACGCGCTTAGCCACACGATCATCGGCTGGCCTTCAGGAGATATCGGTAAAGGGGGAAGCGGATGAATCGACTCAAGCTCCATCCCTCAACAACAGTATCCGAGAAATACTTTACAACTACATCATGGAAGACTTTCGAACCCACATTGATGTCGCCGTATCATGGCTCTGCGAAGAATGGTATAACGACAAGGTGCAGATGAAAGCTGGCGGGGATCATCCGATGTACTACGAGAAGTGCACGCTCCGACTCATTGATGGGTTTCTCCCTTATCTACGCCCACAGGATAAGGTCTTGACCCGTTTCCTGAGCGAGATCCCTGAGCTGAACCGGGCGATTCTCTCTCGTGTGAAGCACATGTGCCGAGATCCGAGTGTGACCCAGCTGGCATTGACTAGCTTGCTATACTTGGTGATTATGCGACCTCCCATTAAAGAAGCTGCGCTGGACGTTGTTCAAGATATATGGACAGACT TCGAGGATGCTAGGACTATGGCAGCCAAGTACCTCACCAAATATCGGCCGCAATTCATAGAAAATGCGACAAAACGCGAAAGTAACGATAGTCCAGCACCAACATTGGGTGGAGACGCAATCACCACATAG
- a CDS encoding uncharacterized protein (TransMembrane:1 (i26-46o)) produces the protein MASHTTYYDRRLRQGPALVRARRPYLFKNAATGLGLFALVSGIYYYTINAVGQDDFADVKVPDEPRKPAQAK, from the exons ATGGC GTCTCACACTACGTACTACGACCGACGACTGCGGCAAGGCCCAGCCCTCGTCCGAGCCAGACGACCATATCTCTTCAAAAATGCCGCCACGGGACTTGGCCTCTTTGCGCTTGTCTCGGGCATCT ACTATTATACAATCAACGCCGTTGGCCAGGACGATTTCGCAGACGTAAAGGTGCCCGACGAGCCACGAAAGCCAGCCCAGGCAAAATAA